Proteins from a genomic interval of Plasmodium reichenowi strain SY57 chromosome 11, whole genome shotgun sequence:
- a CDS encoding structural maintenance of chromosome protein, putative, which produces MERRGKNQTNDSTLNEFDDDTSEFSMNILNHPNTDVLVSPIKVVDHDFNNFINNKCLDYSVGSSLDITSSNLTTFKSKGQQKINESNQADQNENNNIDEKIKKNTILVNKEEKNKKGDVHLNVNVVHKNVEEENNLTRNKGNFKYTENFSSDNNNHYGSRVIQKSKHTQDYRKDGSYEQEEIKDNEYINIAQSEVQHEDINNVQSIIPHVDSIITPSNHNNLKGDVLIKDKDQSYNNMNMKRYSEFNLKQHDLSISQDYLNNSVLSSVGLYKENDLCFIKYIIVSNFKSYEDENIIGPFSKFTSIIGPNGSGKSNIMDCICFALGINNKYLRVKNLRNLIYHKENEKAEEINKRICYVKIILECNKENVEIKRTLNYKGVSNFYINDKLVDHKEYMNFLRKNRIETKTKTCLIFQGDIEDIINKKPNELAKLFEYISGSDEYEQIYEDIKEKLKEKQINCKNYLNEKKKIEQEMKIHKIQMNDNIEHNKLKENYEYEIKLYYLFKLYHYFKKKEKFKEDLLLYKEESLQFEQDILNQNKKKANILEKNNLIKKKESIKIEEEIKKHYVQINQLKILLNEISEKKTFCNDSLQKFVSNKKLKINMQEHCNKFMENLNLQIKEQNKKLENEYKNKLKINIKFFSKYECVQNIIKTKIEECKMNAHVDQKNHNKSNVHLNKENIKKNDKKGKKNVNINNHDDMKISNEEVSNNYNMMEYYTNMLNFLKDEKILNKIHIDNTNNYENPYENYNIIEFIENIDEYKKCKETYLYLCANSNININNYTNLSCSLKKDIKELQEECDTLNRKKQKELLEYESEKLAYDQLNERIYKLNSIIKEQDDNIQNNKMKIKIWNESILQKEKQIELLEEQTNILNVHKNELISFEKKRDIIKNLKNTFGHDQVFDEVSNLYQVNNQIYYTAVNNVIHKYNNFLVVRNIDIGMKCIKYLKDNKLQKMDFIPYENFVSNLKKKKIKKNNITEEVYTRKDPQQQQQQKEGRGGSGSGAVSDDDYGDVYDYNDFQNTEHDTHLGNNKRRISSFNNVDKVINTFKKKNIILANNCLVCDEEYKIMFDYLIGEDTLIVDNIKDAEDIKNKFPYININMVTLNGHVISKNNNLIIDITNKYSDIEKFNNKRLNINLYNKLINEKEECINNINECNRNIIQTNELINKQQSEYELNKKKISSILIKKNIFEKEMEAKNKVMQNYEQKIDKLKNIDLKKKFELLDTYEKELFKERNSLSMYQKDAFKNLNDKLKIDNIYEIIEHNLRDMDKINENINRIKNNIKKLNDDINELLDKKNEMNFLEKNDESINEENIKKELISLEKQEKESNEQIDNIHKILQKLEDDKINIYKNLNNLNQELNQLRDNINTNFEKYEHIENKIENCQKKIQIYTQFINDLINECDINSVNIFLTNNLLKDIDDQVDINQYAQRKNKNYNNNNNNNNNNEKKKKKKKKESKDKSKSKKNHMSSDPYQKRKSKLLEDSDSEQEYNTSNSNNTSCNVSEEENDIHEHDEEEQNNILLSNISFDLLSDDLKNMENDKDINNEKENMEKEIERKKKLLKLKNVNCNAEKEYEKLTSKLKSIDVSLSEERKECNLFERNFRILQKKRSYKFLHCFNYIKNIIDNVYNNLTYNAKHHVGGQAFLDLCNFNEFNKDDEPFYCGIKYNNMPPMKRYFEISELSGGEKSISALALIFSIQKYINNSFIILDEVDANMDPLKIQSLTRYLNSINSQVIVISLKEKFFSKSQSLIGVYKNKHKKCSKTITLDISKYRQDLPNN; this is translated from the coding sequence ATGGAGAGAAGGGGAAAAAACCAAACAAACGATTCTACTCTTAACGAATTTGATGATGATACCTCTGAATTTAGTATGAACATATTGAATCATCCTAACACGGATGTATTAGTAAGTCCTATTAAAGTTGTAGACCAtgattttaataattttattaataataaatgtttaGATTATTCAGTTGGTTCTTCTTTAGATATTACTAGTAGTAATTTAACAACTTTCAAAAGTAAAGGGcaacaaaaaataaatgagTCGAATCAAGCAGatcaaaatgaaaataataatattgatgagaaaataaagaaaaacaCCATATTGGTAAATAAAGAggaaaagaataaaaaaggaGATGTACATTTAAATGTAAATGTTGTTCATAAAAATGTTGAAGAGGAGAACAACTTAACAAGAAATAAAGGAAATTTCAAATATACTGAAAATTTTAGCagtgataataataatcattatGGTAGTAGAGTTATCCAAAAAAGTAAACATACACAGGATTATAGGAAGGATGGGTCTTATGAAcaagaagaaataaaagataatgaatatattaacattGCTCAAAGTGAAGTCCAACATGAAGACATTAATAATGTTCAAAGTATTATCCCTCATGTTGATTCGATTATTACCCCCAGTAAccataataatttaaaaggTGATGTACTAATAAAAGATAAGGATcaatcatataataatatgaacatgAAGAGATACAGtgaatttaatttaaaacaACATGATTTATCCATATCTCAAGATTATTTAAACAATAGTGTATTATCGAGTGTTGGTctttataaagaaaatgatttgtgttttattaaatatattatcgTATCTAATTTTAAGAGTTATgaagatgaaaatattattggTCCCTTTTCAAAATTTACTTCTATTATTGGCCCGAACGGTTCAGGTAAATCCAATATTATGGATTGTATATGTTTTGCTTTAGgcataaataataaatatttacgTGTGAAGAATTTAAgaaatttaatttatcataAAGAGAATGAGAAAGCcgaagaaataaataaacgTATATgttatgtaaaaataattctagaatgtaataaagaaaatgttgaaataaaaagaacCTTAAATTATAAAGGAGTTAgcaatttttatattaacGATAAATTAGTTGATcataaagaatatatgaattttcTAAGAAAAAATCGAATTGAAACCAAAACCAAAACATGCTTAATTTTCCAAGGTGATATAGaagatattattaataaaaaaccAAACGAGCTAGCCaaattatttgaatatattagTGGTTCAGATGaatatgaacaaatatatgaagatataaaagaaaaattaaaagagaaacaaataaattgtaagaattatttaaacgaaaagaaaaaaatagaacaagaaatgaaaatacataaaatacaaatgaatgataatatagaacataataaacttaaagaaaattatgaatatgaaattaaattatattatctatttaaattatatcattattttaaaaaaaaagaaaaatttaaagAAGATTTACTTCtatataaagaagaaaGCTTACAATTTGAAcaagatatattaaatcaaaataaaaaaaaagcgaatatattagaaaaaaataatttaattaaaaaaaaagaatcTATAAAAATTGAAGAAGAAATCAAAAAACATTATGTACAAATTAATCAATTAAAAATCTTATTAAACGAAATatcagaaaaaaaaacattttgtAACGATTCTTTACAAAAATTTGTTTCTAATAAAAAACTCAAAATCAACATGCAAGAACATTGTAACAAGTTTATggaaaatttaaatttacaaataaaggaacaaaataaaaaattagaaaatgaatataaaaataaattaaaaattaatataaaattctTTTCAAAATATGAATGTGTACAAAATATCATCAAGACGAAAATTGAAGAATGTAAAATGAACGCTCATGTGGATCAGAAGAACCATAATAAATCCAACGTACATTTGAATAAagaaaacataaaaaaaaatgataaaaaagggaaaaaaaatgtaaatataaataaccATGATGATATGAAGATATCTAATGAAGAGGTATcgaataattataatatgatggaatattatacaaatatgttaaattttttaaaagatgaaaaaatattaaataaaatacatattgataatacaaataattatgaaaatccatatgaaaattataatattattgaaTTTATAGAAAACAttgatgaatataaaaaatgtaaagaGACATATCTCTATTTATGTGCGAACagtaatattaatataaataattacaCAAACTTGTCTTGTTCTTTAAAGaaagatataaaagaattacAAGAAGAATGTGATACATTAAATAGGaagaaacaaaaagaattattagAATATGAATCTGAAAAATTAGCATATGATCAATTAAATGAacgtatatataaattaaatagTATCATAAAGGAACAAGATGATAATATccaaaataataaaatgaaaataaaaatctGGAATGAATCGATTctacaaaaagaaaaacaaattgAACTATTAGAAGAACaaacaaatattttaaatgttcataaaaatgaattaatttcatttgaaaaaaaaagagatattataaaaaatttaaaaaatacgTTTGGACATGATCAAGTTTTTGATGAAGTTAGTAATTTATATCAAGTCAAcaatcaaatatattatacagctgtaaataatgttatacacaaatataataattttcttgTAGTCAGAAATATTGATATAGGTATgaaatgtataaaatatttaaaggataataaattacaaaaaatgGATTTTATACCTTATGAAAATTTTGTAtcaaatttaaaaaaaaaaaaaataaaaaaaaataacataacAGAAGAGGTATATACAAGAAAGGACCcacaacaacaacaacaacaaaaaGAAGGTCGCGGTGGTAGTGGTAGTGGTGCTGTTAGTGATGATGATTATGGTGATGtttatgattataatgATTTTCAAAATACAGAACATGATACACACCTTGGTAACAATAAAAGGAGAATATCTTCGTTTAATAATGTTGACAAAGttattaatacatttaaaaagaaaaatataattttagCAAATAATTGTCTTGTATGTGatgaagaatataaaataatgtttGATTATTTAATAGGTGAAGATACATTAATTgtagataatataaaggatgctgaagatataaaaaataagtttccttatataaatattaatatggTTACATTAAATGGACATGTTATTtctaaaaataataatttaattattgacattacaaataaatattcgGATATAGAgaaatttaataataaaagattaaatattaatttatataataaattaataaacGAGAAGGAAgaatgtataaataatattaatgaatgtaatcgaaatattattcaaaCTAATGAActtataaataaacaacAAAGTGAatatgaattaaataaaaaaaaaatttcaagtatattaattaaaaaaaatatttttgaaaaagaaatggaagctaaaaataaagtgatgcaaaattatgaacaaaaaatagataaattaaaaaatatagatctaaaaaaaaaattcgAATTATTAGATACTTACgaaaaagaattatttaaagaaaGGAATAGCCTTTCAATGTATCAAAAAGATgcttttaaaaatttaaatgataaattaaaaattgataatatttatgaaattATAGAACACAATTTAAGAGATATGGACAAAATTAATGAAAACATTAATcgaataaaaaataatataaaaaaattaaatgatgatattaatgaattattagataaaaaaaatgaaatgaactttttagaaaaaaatgacgAATcaataaatgaagaaaatattaaaaaagaattaatatCTCTTGaaaaacaagaaaaagaatcaaatgaacaaattgataatatacataagatattacaaaaattagaagacgataaaataaatatttataaaaatctTAATAATCTTAATCAAGAATTAAATCAACTTCgtgataatataaatacaaattttgaaaaatatgaacatatagaaaataaaattgaaaattgtcaaaaaaaaatacaaatatatacacaatTTATAAATGATCTAATAAATGAATGTGATATAAATAGTGTCAATATTTTCTTAACAAATAATCTATTAAAAGATATCGATGATCAAGTTGATATAAACCAATATGCTCAAAGGAAGAACAAAAATtacaacaacaacaataataataataataataatgagaagaagaagaagaagaagaaaaaggaaAGTAAAGATAAAAGTAAAAGTAAAAAGAATCATATGTCTAGTGATCCATatcaaaaaagaaaaagcAAGCTACTAGAAGATAGTGATAGTGAACaagaatataatacatctaatagtaataatacATCATGTAATGTCTcagaagaagaaaatgatatacATGAGCatgatgaagaagaacaaaataacATACTTTTATCGAACATATCATTCGATCTTTTATCAgatgatttaaaaaatatggaaaatgataaagatataaacaatgaaaaagaaaatatggaaaaagaaattgaaagaaaaaaaaagctgttaaaattaaaaaatgtaaattGTAATGCTGAAaaagaatatgaaaaattaacaTCTAAATTAAAATCAATTGATGTATCTCTTTCTGaagaaagaaaagaatGTAATTTATTTGAACGTAATTTTAgaatattacaaaaaaaaagatcTTATAAATTCTTACATtgttttaattatattaaaaatattatagataatgtatataataatttaacaTATAATGCTAAACATCATGTCGGTGGACAAGCTTTTTTAGACTTATGTAATTTTAATGAATTTAATAAAGATGATGAACCTTTCTATTGTGGtatcaaatataataatatgcCTCCTATGAAAAGATATTTTGAAATATCTGAATTAAGTGGAGGTGAAAAAAGTATTAGTGCATTAGCATTAATTTTCTCtattcaaaaatatattaataattcatttattatactTGACGAAGTTGATGCAAATATGGACCCTCTCAAAATTCAGTCTCTAACAAGATACCTAAATTCAATAAATAGTCAAGTTATTGTTATTTCTTTGAAGGAAAAATTCTTTAGTAAAAGTCAATCATTAATCGGAGTGtacaaaaataaacataaaaagTGTTCAAAAACAATTACTTTGGATATAAGTAAATATCGACAGGATCTACCAAACAATTGA
- a CDS encoding hypothetical protein (conserved Plasmodium protein, unknown function), which produces MENLCPLENDCFIFPYKDNKYIKKHLKKCPLYIKNLYLHYTPFYFPYINDSNMYILKHKDVENMLNEYYILFNNIILDTIKKMSLPIKTFDNFLYMKYNLLLIWFIKYGKDVFLSMLENDIYKEKLYKKLNYNINKSNIVNVNIEEQNLLFYIHINKLKDIICNKRNLYNNNKEGNPKYCVNDFVIQKNEISTPHIYNNNNIGLEKYYNNYHTSAKEQHFCDSKNINDHEENCSSPNKKSDCNKMDERQNEEDKKYINMYKQHDESNKYTLPILTLKNIGNIHNYKITRDIINYVDVFIFQSPDLVDDEEGKSKGAKRKKNDDNKKNDDNNKNDDNKKNDDNKKNDDNKKNDDNKKNDDNKKNDDNKKNDDNKKNDDNKKNDDNKNYGNNNPNDDDYKNIFDETKNKTSFKLMEKNELDKDEILSIVIYLTIYLCCKLNIMKRIKNKNFNRKDIEKIKEKDIYSIFFFLNNLGKHDIQNINLLFLLVYFNNSFYAHFHNLLNQKKMIFISSTHTNIQSLFIELGAGKANTTRWINFIMNNLGDILQKYNVNKGAPTNDDKKMSFINNDNNNKNYQQNILCTNEQSALLHPSQESYGKCKMLIIEKESLRNKKEMKDFFMQIEHNNNENILRIRTNVSDFNLNKFIHFIKDKNVQENHFLVPDIIQFYYYNDIYKKIEKEKEKEKENQELNTKDQQSKYITHIKKFNSGKTSFISEEFLKNNLLCIESYLDINMKKLFTTLTQGNNNLKKVYNNVNNFLKDLDFQKVTYLTKHLCGNGSDLALRMLVNSVKDNVVENYFILAPCCHHRCEVKKIVGYKYLKELNIDKNFFQHMVNHMSGYASCNVPEKKSIGKKIKLVIDLSRILYLLEEGLQNSYLIKYVNRHITLENYAIVFFNHQNLNLTNFKYF; this is translated from the exons ATGGAGAACTTGTGTCCCTTAGAAAATgattgttttatatttccttataaggataataaatatattaagaagcatttaaaaaaatgtccattatatataaaaaactTGTACTTACATTACACCCCTTTTTATTTCccatatattaatgatagtaatatgtatatattgaaaCATAAAGATGTGGAGAATATgttaaatgaatattatatattattcaataatataatactagacaccataaaaaaaatgagtTTACCTATAAAAACGtttgataattttttatatatgaaatataatttattactCATATggtttataaaatatggaaaggatgtttttttatctatgttagaaaatgatatatataaagaaaagttatataaaaaattaaattataatataaataaaagtaatattGTGAATGTTAATATAGAAGAGcaaaatttattattttatattcatattaataaattaaaagatatcatatgtaataaaagaaacctatataacaataataagGAGGGTAATCCGAAATATTGTGTAAACGATTTTgtaatacaaaaaaatgaaatatcTACAcctcatatatataataacaataatattggtttagaaaaatattataataattatcatacCAGTGCAAAAGAACAACATTTTTGTGATtctaaaaatattaatgatcATGAGGAAAATTGTAGTTCGCCTAACAAAAAAAGTGATTGTAATAAAATGGATGAAAGGCAAAATGAGGAGgacaaaaaatatataaatatgtacaaGCAACATGATGaaagtaataaatatactttgcctatattaacattaaaaaatataggtaatattcataattataaaataactagggatataataaattatgtGGATGTATTCATATTTCAATCCCCTGATTTGGTCGATGACGAAGAAGGGAAAAGCAAAGGAGCAAagaggaaaaaaaatgatgataataaaaaaaatgatgataataataaaaatgatgataataaaaaaaatgatgataataaaaaaaatgatgataataaaaaaaatgatgataataaaaaaaatgatgataataaaaaaaatgatgataataaaaaaaatgatgataataaaaaaaatgatgataataaaaaaaatgatgataataaaaattatggtaataataacccaaatgatgatgattataaaaacattttcGATGAAACTAAAAATAAGACATCCTTTAAATTAATGGAGAAAAACGAACTGGACAAAGATGAAATTCTTAGTATAGTAATTTATCTAACTATTTATCTTTGTTgtaaattaaatataatgaaaagaataaaaaataagaattttaatagaaaagatattgaaaaaataaaagaaaaagatatatattctatcttcttttttttaaacaatTTAGGTAAACAtgatatacaaaatataaatttattatttttacttgTATATTTCAATAACTCCTTTTATGCACATTTccataatttattaaaccagaagaagatgatatttatatcttctaCACACACAAATATACaatctttatttattgaaCTTGGTGCAGGTAAAGCAAATACAACAAGATGgataaattttattatgaacAACTTAGGAgatattttacaaaaatacAATGTTAATAAAGGAGCACCAacaaatgatgataaaaaaatgtcttttattaataatgataacaacaataaaaattatcaacagaatatattatgtacTAATGAACAATCTGCTTTATTACATCCAAGTCAAGAATCATATGGAAAATGTAAAATGTTAATTATTGAAAAAGAATCTCttagaaataaaaaagaaatgaaagATTTCTTTATGCAAATTGAACACAATAATAACGAAAATATACTTAGGATAAGAACAAATGTATCAgattttaatttaaataaatttatacattttataaaagataaaaatgtaCAAGAAAACCATTTCTTAGTACCAGATATAAtacaattttattattataatgatatatataaaaaaattgaaaaagaaaaagaaaaagaaaaagaaaatcaAGAATTAAACACAAAGGACCAACaaagtaaatatattacacatattaaaaaatttaacaGTGGTAAAACTTCATTTATTTCGGAggaatttttaaaaaataatttattatgtattgAGAGTTACTtggatataaatatgaaaaagcTTTTCACAACATTAACCCAGGGAAATAATAACCTTAAGAA GGTCTATAACaatgttaataattttttaaaagatttGGACTTTCAAAAGGTTACATATTTAACCAAGCATTTATGTGGAAATGGTAGTGATTTAGCCCTAAg AATGTTAGTGAATAGCGTGAAGGATAATGTCGtagaaaattattttatcttaGCTCCTTGTTGCCATCATAG GTGTGaagttaaaaaaattgtgggctataaatatttaaaagaattaaatattgataagaatttttttcagCACATGGTGAATCATATGTCTGG atatgCTTCTTGTAATGTCCCAGAAAAAAAGTCCattggaaaaaaaataaaacttGTTATTGATCTATCAAg AATCCTTTATCTTTTGGAGGAAGGACTACAAAATTCGTACttaattaaatatgtaaatagACACATAACATTAGAAAATTATGCAATCGTATTTTTTAATCAtcaaaatttaaatttaacCAACTTCAAATATTTCTAA